The Aerococcaceae bacterium DSM 111021 region CTTCTTTTATAAATGCTGTTAACTCTTCTCGGCTTTGTAACATTTTGTTGTATACAAAGTCTAAATAATCAGCTTCAAAAGCAAATTCTTTCTCGTAATCATGCGTACTGTTCTGAGTCATATACTACATTCCCCTTTTCTTTACTGTATCTTGTTGCGAAATTGCCGGATAGCTATCTTATACTGATTAGCGATATAAAGCAACAACAAAATAGCTACCGTTAGCTAAAAAGCAGTTAACGATAGCTATAACGTTAATTAAATTCTGGTAAATATTAGTTTAAATCCACGCCATCTTTGCGATAGATGTATTTTGGTTCATTTAATTCATCATTAAAAGATACAACTAAATCATGCTCTCGGAAAAACCATTCATCATCTTTCTCAACAAAGAATAATAAACCATTCTCTGAAGTAAACTCTACAAGTGTAGAACGTGGTTCAGATGGTTCAATTTGTAGAGCAAATGATTCATGTACGGGACTACTTCCATAAATCATTGCTTTAAATCGAATCCCTGCACCCTCAGCACGACCCACTTCTTCTTCGAACCACTTGATTGCTTTATCTTCAATAATTAATTCCATATGTATGTGCGCGACTAAAAAAGTCACTTCCTCCTTTATAAATATCTTTAGTTAAAGTATAAATGACTTTTATGACAATAACCACTTTTTTGATTATTAAACAAGTTCATGCTGATAAGCATATATTGTTGCTTGTGTTCGATCATTCACTTCAAGCTTTGATAATATATTTGAAACATGCGTTTTTACTGTTTTTAATGTAATAAATAGCTCATCGGCAATTTCTTGATTCGTATATCCCTTAGATACTAAAAGTAATACTTCTAATTCTCGATTTGTTAAATCATCATGTGCTTGTTTTTGTCGTGACTTATCTTCATATTCTAATAACTTGCTCGTCACTTCGGGTCCCATCACTGTATCTCCACCGTAAGTTGCACGAATTGCATCGGCAATTTCACTTGCCGATGACGTTTTTAATAAATAACTTTTCGCTCCCGCTTTAATTGCAGGATACACTTTTTCATCATCGATAAAAGATGTGACAATAATTATCTTTGCTTCGGGCCACTCTTCCATTATCTTCTGTGTTGATTCAACGCCATCCATCACGTCCATAACGAGATCCATCAAGATGATATCTGGTTTTAAATCAAGTGCATGGTGATAACCCATTAATCCGTTCTCAGCTTCACCTATAACCTGGATATCTGGTTGTACGTTTAGATAAGATGATACACCTAAACGCACCATCTCGTGATCATCCACTAGTAATACTTTAATCATAAATTAACCTCTCTTTTCGAAATTGGTATTTGTATATCTATAGATGTCCCTTTGCCATTCGAACTAATTAGATTCAACGTTCCTCCTAGACTTTTAACACGTTCTTCCATATTACGAAGTCCATAGTTTCCTTTTTGTTTAGCTGTTTTCACATCAAAACCTTGACCATTATCAATGATTTTCAATTGAATGGAATGGATATCTTGAGTTAAATAGATTTCGAATTTTGTCGCTTTTGAATGTCTCATTGTGTTAGACATCGCTTCTTGGACAATACGGAATAGATGATCTTCGATTCCACTATCAACTTTAACTGGTGCTAGACTCCAGTGGATTTCCATAGGTATCTTAGTATCCAATTCTTGTAATAGGTGTTTAATACCTTGATCCAATCTTTGATCCAACAAATCTACAGGTCTCAGATGTAATAATAGAGCTCGCATTTCAGTCTGAGCATTACCTATAATTTCTTCGACTCGAATAACTGAATCATATATAGGCAATTCTTCTCTCTTAGTAACATCACTAATAGCTGATATCATCATTGTTGCAGCAAAAAGTTGCTGGCTAACCGAGTCATGTAGCTCTCGAGCAATTCTGTTTCGTTCATTTTCTATAATTTCTTCTTTTGTATCTTCACCAACAAAAACAGGAGCAGCAGTGTACTCTTGTAAGTCCGAGGATAATTCAACAATCTTATCTCGTAAACGATTTATATCTTTCGAAGTTTGTCGTGAAGCGTCAAACCAATTGCCTCCTTGCAATTCTTTGCGAAAAATTTCATTTTGATACTTACCTAATAACAACCAGTTTATTCGAGCTCTAATTTGTTCAAATGGCGAACTTAAAGCCACAGTTAGTATAATAGCAAGCACAATACTCAATGTTAAGATAGATGCGAGTATAATTAGATAAACTGGTATTTGGAAGAATTCAACGGTGAATACTTCAGATAGTGTTATTAATTTTAACTCATAAATTAATAAACTAAAGATAATAACGATAACTGTCGTAAAGCTAAGAAATTGAAATAAGAATAAATGTGTCCATAAACGGAAATTCATAATATAATCACCTCAACATCTCCGAACGTAACCGATATTATCACATTAACTTTTCGATTTGAATTACTATAATCTGGACTCATCCAACGGAAATTGTCAGCAGTTAAAGAGTATCTCTGCGATTCAAAAACAACCCCTCCAGAAATCGTACTGATATTTAACTTCACTCCAATTTCATTTGGGATTATCAACCGTGTTCGACCGAACATCTTTCTGATCACGATGGTTGTTTCACCTTGAGGTAAAATAGTATTTCCAAAATCTAAAATATGACTGCCTCCGAACATAACGATATTTACATCATCCCATTCGTAATTCAACATCTTCTCTTTGTAAGATTCGAATATTGATTCTTGTTTTAATATCGTTCTTTGCTCACTCTGAGGTTCAATAAGTTGAATACCATAATAATTACTTTCAGTTTTCTTAGGCAGGATTAAAGCATCTCTAAAGTGTATTAATTCATTGCCGTCCTTACTTTTAAATAATATTAAGAATAACACTATTGCTAGTAACAATACCCAGATTGATCGAATCAAAAGCAAACTAAGTATTAATAAAAATAATCCAGCAACAAATATAAGTAGTCTAATAATCCGATTTCCAATAAATAATCCGAAAATAAAAAAAATAAAGGAAAGTCCAACGAGTCCAAAAGTTTTCCAATCTAACAATATATCAAATAAAATAATGACAAGACTAATTGAAAATACAATAAAAATGTTTTGTTTCAAAAATTTTTGCATAAAAACACCTCTGTTCTCTAGAAATATTATAACAGATTCCTGAGTAAAAAAAGAATCTTCCTTAATTTTAATATAGCCCAAAATACATCAGTATGTAAAAATAAAATAAATCGTTATATTTCTGCGGCAAGAACAGTTTAATAATGATGCGTTATAGTCACCTGCTTTCACTTAAAGTGAGGTACGGTAGAGTTGAGGTCGACTTTGCGTATATAAGTTCTAAGGAGCGAACAGCGATGTACAGATTCTGTAACACAGTGAGACGTAAGCACAATAAGTAGGCGGTAACCTAGGCGATTAACTGTAGTCGTCGTTCTCACTACGGTAACCGATTCATTCTCAGTGCAGTGAGCGAGTTGTTTTGTTTTCATATAAAAAACAGGTCTGCCCTTTAAAAAGGACAAACCTGCTTTTATTCATTCAATACAGACTACTAATCAGCAGCTTCAATTTTGATGATTTTCACATCAAATGATCCACCTGGAGTTTGAATTGAAACAACATCATTCAATTTACGTCCTAAAATAGCTTGTGCAATAGGCGAATCATTTGAAATCTTATAATCTAGTGGGTCTGCTTCAGCGCTACCTACAATTGTATACGTTTCTTCGTCCCCATCTGGCACTTCAACGAAAGTTACTTTACGACCTAAAGATACTTCATCTTTCGCAACATCTTTATCGTCAATAATTTCTGCAAAACGAATCATATTCTCGATACTCGAGATACGACCTTCTACAAATGCTTGCTCATCTTTAGCAGATTCGTATTCAGAGTTCTCTGATAAATCCCCAAAACTTCTTGCAATTTTGATACGCTCGATAATTTCTTTACGTTTATTAACTTTTAAATCTTCTAATTCTAGTTCTAATTTCTCTTTACCTTCTAAAGTCATTGGATAGACCTTTTGATCCATGTGATTCTCTCCTTCTTGAAACGATAGGAATAAGATAGCACGTTACATTCCATATTTCAATATATATTTAGTTTTTTTATAAAAAAGAATTATAAATGACCGTAATATTACTTATAGGCTTCAATCATTTATCTCATTATTTTTGATTCAAGATTGTTCCAATCTTCGTTGTTAATAAGTCAATTGCAACTTGATTGTAACCACCTTCTGGCACAATAATATCAGCATAACGTTTAGTAGGTTCAATGAATTGATGAAACATCGGTTTTACTACTTCAACATATTGCGTAATGACTGATTCAACCGTTCTACCTCGTTCATTAATATCACGAAGTATTCTTCTCGCTAGACGGATATCATCGTCTGTATCGACATATACCTTAATGTCCATTAGATCACGGATGCGTTTATCATCCAAAATTAATATACCTTCAACAATGATTACATCTCGTGAAACTTCTTTGACAGTTTTAGAACTGCGCGTGTGATTAGTAAAATCATACACAGGTTTCTCGATAGCTCCCCCATCAATCAAAGTTACTAAATGTTCATAAAACAAATCGTTATCAAACGCTAAAGGGTGATCGTAATTTGTTTTTAGTCGTTCTTCAAACGGTAATTCACTTTGGTTTTTATAATAATGATCTTGCTGTAACAACATTACTGATAGTCCTTCGAAAGTCTCAAGTATACGACTACTTACACTCGACTTCCCACTCCCAGAACCACCGGAAACGCCAATTACTACTGGTTTCGTCCCCATAAACAATCTCGCTTTCTATATTTAATTATTACTTTAGATGAGTTTTGTATTTTTTACTCAGCTTGGTCCTCTGTAATTTCTTCGACCTCAACATCTTCTTCGTTATTTACACTCTCATCATCAGCTACTTCAGCTTCGATAGATGCTTGTCGGCTATTAACATACTCTTCGACTAAGGCATCATGCTCTTCGATCGTACTTGAATAATAAATTTCTTGCGTATCAATATCAGCAACAAAATAGTAATAATCATTCCAAGTAGGATAAATAGCTGCAACAATTGCTTGATAACTCGGTGTTCCAATTGGACCCGGTGTGATTCCATCATACATATATAAGTTATATGGAGAATCAACTTCTAAATCTGTATATGTAACAAACTCTCTATGTTCACCTAGAGCGTACAATACTGTGACGTCAGATTGTAATGGCATTCCCACTTCTAAGCGGTTATAGAACACGCCTGAGACAATGCCACGATCCTCTTCTGTAATTGCTTCCCGCTCAATAATCGATGCAAGAGATAATACCTCGTGATAAGAAAGATAAGTATTATCTAAATCATCCACTAATCGTTGATAATTTAAGTTAGATGCTCCAACCATTTCAGTTATTAATTCTTTTGCCGTCATTCCTACAAAATAATCATAAGTAGCGGGGAATAAATAGCCCTCTAATGTATAGATTAGGTTCTCTAACTGGGTAACTTCTTCAAGCAATGATGGGAATTGACTTTGGAGTGAAGCAATGAACTCTTCATCTTGCACAGTTTCCATAAATTCTTCTTCAGTAATAGCTGTATTTTCATTAACTACTGAAGCAATTTCCTCAATGGTTGCTCCCTCAATGACTGTAACTGTTGTATCTGCATCTACAAAGATAGGTTCTCCACCTGCTTGGATAGTTTCTAGAACTTGCTCTGCATCCATTGACGGTGAAAACTCATAATGTCCAGCTTGTAGTGCTTCTTCGTTATTCGCCTTCATATAAATCCCGAAAATATCGGCTTGGCGTATAATACCATTCTCTTTTAAAATATCAGCTACATCATCGGATGTACTATCAAATGGAATTGTTACTTCTGTTATTTGATTATTATCCGAATTAACAGGACTTAAAGCTTTTGTTATATAAAAATATCCAAAAACAACTGTACTTATTGTAATAACTATAATAAGTAAAATTATGATTCGGACGATCCGATTCGTCCATAATCTTTCTTTGACTCTTTCGGTCTCAGTCTCCTTGGCTCGTTGTTTTATATCTTCCCAAGATTCTTTTGACATAGTCTCTCCTTTATTGTGAACATTTTATACTGAAAGATTATAACAAATATGCATTAGTATTACCATAAAACTTCTATTACAAAAACATCACACTTTTACCGACTGGTAAATGTGTGACGTATTATAAATCATTCTATTGTTTTTAATTACTCGTCTTCATCCAATAAGAACGTATTCAGAACTTCTTCAACCATATCCCATTCTTCTTCATTTTGGATAGGTTGTAGAGCACCAGTCGTTCCATCAGCAGCTTCCGTGTATGAAAATGCTTGTAATTCAACATCTTCTTCATCAATTGTACCTGCTGGATATACTAAGACATAACTCTTTTTGAAGTCTTCCGAATCAAAAGTGAATAAAATCTCATAAAGAGACTCATTCCCTTCTTCATCAAAGATAGTAATATATTCATGTTCATTATGATGTTCGTGGTTGTGTTCGTTGTCCATATTTAAGTAATCTCCTTATATTATAGTTGTGGTTGTGAATCTAAATAATTTTGTAAAATAATAACAGCTGCTACTTTATCAATGACTTGTTTACGTTTCTTCCGAGAAACATTCCCCTCATTAATCAACATTTTTTCAGCTTGAGAAGTTGTTAATCGCTCATCTTGATAAACAATTTTAATATCTGGATGATGTTCTTTAACAAGTTCTCCAAATCGCATTGATGCTTCTGCTCTTGGCCCAATCGAGTTATTCATATTTTTTGGCAAGCCTATGACAACTGTACTGACATTTTCTGATTTAATAATTTCATTAAGACGGTCAATCCCAAATTCATTCGCATCTTCATCAATTCGTATCGTTTCCAAGCCTTGAGCTGTCCAACCGAGTAAGTCGCTTAAAGCAACGCCAACAGTCTTAGAACCAACATCTAGTCCCATAGATCTTTGATATTTGCTCATTAACGTTCTTCTTGTGTTAGATAAAATTCAACTAACTTCTCCATAATCTCATCACGTTCATGGCGACGTATTAAGTTACGTGCATCACGGTGACGAGGTATATATGCAGGGTCTCCAGAAAGTAAATAACCAACTATTTGATTAATTGGGTCATACCCTTTTTCTTCAAGTGCGCTATAGACTATCTCCAATGTTTCTCTAACTGTGTGTTTATTTATATCGTCCAGTTTGAATAATATTGTTTCATCTAATGATTGCATCGCTTTCACCAAACCTTTCATATCTGTAAAGCCATCGATTTTTGACCATTGCGATGTACTTCAAGTTAACAACATTCTAACATACTTTGAGTATAAATACTCACCAAATACAATTGTAAAATAGATTTTGTAAAGAGAATGTCATAATTCCCTTATAATAAACTAATAGATTCAAAATCGTTGTGTGAAGCGCAATGAGAAAAAACTATTTTCTTTAATTAGAACGGCTCATTTGCAATCTATCTAAAGATAGCATAGAAATTCATAGTGAACCCTTCCCTAGTTAATATCGTTGCTTTCACACATTAATGAGTTTTTATATTAGATAAAACTATGCTTCAGATAGAGTAGATATGATTGCTTCTGGTATTGCAGCAATCATATCAGGAATACCTGCAGGGTTTTTCCCTCCAGCTTGAGCCATCTGTGGACGGCCGCCACCACCACCGCCAATTAGATTCGCTAATGGTTTAATGATGTCTCCTGCTTTCGTTCCTTTTGCTATGGTCTCATCATCGACGAATACTAATAACGTCGCTTTATCTTCTTGGTTCGAAACTGCAACTAAAACATTAGAAACTTGTTTTTCACGCCATACGTCACCTAATTGACGTAAACCGTCTACGGATTGATTGTCTTGACTAACACTTACAAATGTTACGCCTTCAACTTCTTGTACGTCATTGAATAAGTTTCCAGATTCTTCTTGCAATAATTTTGCAGAAAGTGATTCAACCTTAGAATGAGCTTCTTTTAGCTCATCTTGTAATTGATTGATTCGAGGTAATAGTTGTTGAGCTTGCTTAACTTTTAATTCAGCTTGAACCGCTTGAAGCATTGATTCTTTTTCTTGGTAATATACAATTGCAGCTTGTCCTGTTAAAGCTTCAATACGTCGGATACCAGCGCCAATTCCTGATTCACTTACTAATTTGAATGTAGCAATATCATTTGTATTCGATACATGCGTTCCACCACATAGCTCAATTGATTCATTACCAATATTTACAACTCGAACGACATCACCGTATTTTTCACCAAATAGTGCCATTGCTCCTAAAGCTTTTGCTTCGTCGATAGACATTTCTGTAATATCCACATTTACTGCATTTTGAATAAAGTCATTTACATACATTTCGATTTGTTTTAATTCTTCATCAGTCACTTTACCAAAGTGCGAGAAGTCAAAACGTAAACGATCTGGACCAACATACGAACCAGCTTGGTTAGCATGTTCTCCTAAAATAGTCTTAAGAGCTTGGTGTAATAGGTGAGTAGCCGTATGGTTTTGATTTGTTTTTAGACGTGTTTTGCTATTCACTACTAAGGTATATGATTGTCCTTGATTCAGACGCATACTAATAGGTTTTACTTTATGCATATACTGACCATTAGGTGCTTTTTGGACATCATTCACTTGAGCAATTAATTCATCACCATCATAGATGCCACCTGAATCAGCTACTTGTCCACCCATTTCTGCATAGAAAGGACTGCGATTAAAGAATACCCATGCTTCTTCATTGACTGGCAGATGGTCTAAGTTGTCTTCATCTTTAACGATTGCTTTAATTGTCGCGTCACTTGATAACTGACCATGCCCAACAAACTCAAAGTCAGTTGTCACAGCTTTTAAAGCCTCTGATTGCACTGACATACTATCTTCATTAGATCTTGCCGCTCTCGCACGCTCACGTTGTTTGTTCATCTCAACTTCAAAGCCTTCATTATCAACAGTAAAATTGTTATCTAAAGCCATTTCTTCTGTCAATTCTAACGGGAAACCAAATGTATCGTATAATTGGAAAGCTTGTTTTCCAGATACGATTGTTTTTCCTTCTTCTGTCAATTGTGACAAGATGTTTTCTAATTGTAGTTCACCGTCTCCGATTGTTTCATGGAAACGTTCTTCTTCGTTCTTAATAACTGTTTGAACAAAATCAGCTTTCTCTACTAATTCTGAATAATAATCACCCATAATTTCTGTGATTGTTGGTACTAAATCACTTAAGAATAATGTCGTAATTCCCAAACGACGACCATGCATAACACTACGACGGATTAAACGACGAATGATATAACCGCGCCCTTCGTTTGATGGCAATGCTCCGTCACTAATCGCAAATGCTACAGCACGAATATGGTCAGCTATTACTTTAAAGCTAACTTTTTTATCACTGGTTTCATTATATTTGATACCATCTGTTAACGTTTCAATGCGCTCGATAATTGGCATAAATAAATCAGTTTCAAAGTTTGTTGGAGTATCTTGAATAACTGAGACTAAACGCTCTAACCCCATACCAGTATCAACGTTTTTATGTGGTAATGGAACATACGTATCGTCAGGCATATGGTTAAATTCAGAGAATACTAGGTTCCAAATTTCTAACCAACGCTCGTTTTCTCCTCCTGGATAGTTCTCTGGATCGTCTTGTGATAAATTATTGTATTCTTCACCACGATCATAAAAAATCTCCGTATCAGGTCCACATGGTCCAGCTCCGATATCCCAAAAGTTATCCTCTACTGGAACCAAGTGTGAGCTGTCAAAATTAGGAATAGCTTCCCATAGTTCTTTAGATTCTAAATCTTCTGGATAGTAAGTCACATATAACTTCTCTGGTTCGAACCCTAGCCATTTGTCACTTGTTAAAAACTCCCATGCCCATTCGATAGCTTCTTCTTTGAAGTAATCTCCAATAGAAAAGTTACCTAACATTTCGAATAAAGTATGGTGTCTTGCTGTGACTCCTACATTTTCAATGTCATTGGTACGGATACTTTTTTGAGAATTGGTAATTCTTGGATTTTCTGGTGTTTCAGTTCCATCAAAATATTTTTTTAGAGTTGCTACACCAGAGTTAATCCATAATAAAGTGGGATCGTTTACTGGAATTAATGATGCACTAGGACGTACACCGTGGCCTTTGTCTTTAAAATATGTTAAAAATAAATCTCTAATCTCTGTACTTGTCAATTGTTTCATCTAATCACTCCCTAAAATAATAAAAGAGCCGTTATATGCAAGGGCGACAATCGCGGTACCACCTCGCTTATAACAACTCAAGTTCTTATATCTCAATTGCCGTTAACGCCGACTTACGCTAATTTTTCAATTAGATTTACATGAGGAGCATCAAACTTGTCGTTTCTTCCACCAACCGAAACGTCTCTGTATTTAAGTGTGATATAGTCTCAAATCGCTTATATTATACATAATTAGTCTATTTAATGTCAACTATAAGTAGACTGTATTCGACGTTTACTTAATAAAAATATTTATCTATGACTTGAACGATACCATCTTCGTCATTCGTTCCGGTTATATCGTCAGCAATACTCTTAAGATAATCAGATGCATTCCCCATTGCAACACCGACTCCTGCTATTTCAATCATTGGTGCGTCGTTATTACCATCGCCTACAGCAACTACTTCGCTGATATCAACACCCATATGATCACAAAGTCGTTGTAAACTCAGACCTTTAGACACATCTTTATGCATAAATTCTAAGAAATAATTTTTAGATGTTGCAGCATTTGTAGCTTGTCCGAATTTCCCTTTTAATTCATCGTTATGTTTTGCGACAATCTCAGGATCGCCAACTGCAATGAACTTCAAATCTTCTTTTTCAAGATTATTTGCATACTCGCTGTCGTAAATTGTTTCTAATCCAGTTAATTCTCCTTCAATGTGACTATAATCATTTTCTTTACTTAGATAAACTTCATTATCGCCGTAGGCAATCAATGCTAAACCAGTATCATGGATATACTGAACAAGTGATTTCTGCTCTTTTAACTCCATGCGTTGACTGAATAGTTCTTCACCACTTTCCATATTCGTTACTACTGCTCCGTTAAAAGATACAGCATAAGATTTATATTGGTTTAATAACAGTTCTTCAGCTTTTTCAACAGCAGATTTTGTTGGTCTACCCGTCGCTAATACTAATATAAAGCCATCCTCTTGGAATTTCATTA contains the following coding sequences:
- a CDS encoding HAD family phosphatase → MSYKMLVLDIDDTLLNSNHEMSSVTKEKLMKFQEDGFILVLATGRPTKSAVEKAEELLLNQYKSYAVSFNGAVVTNMESGEELFSQRMELKEQKSLVQYIHDTGLALIAYGDNEVYLSKENDYSHIEGELTGLETIYDSEYANNLEKEDLKFIAVGDPEIVAKHNDELKGKFGQATNAATSKNYFLEFMHKDVSKGLSLQRLCDHMGVDISEVVAVGDGNNDAPMIEIAGVGVAMGNASDYLKSIADDITGTNDEDGIVQVIDKYFY
- a CDS encoding sensor histidine kinase — translated: MNFRLWTHLFLFQFLSFTTVIVIIFSLLIYELKLITLSEVFTVEFFQIPVYLIILASILTLSIVLAIILTVALSSPFEQIRARINWLLLGKYQNEIFRKELQGGNWFDASRQTSKDINRLRDKIVELSSDLQEYTAAPVFVGEDTKEEIIENERNRIARELHDSVSQQLFAATMMISAISDVTKREELPIYDSVIRVEEIIGNAQTEMRALLLHLRPVDLLDQRLDQGIKHLLQELDTKIPMEIHWSLAPVKVDSGIEDHLFRIVQEAMSNTMRHSKATKFEIYLTQDIHSIQLKIIDNGQGFDVKTAKQKGNYGLRNMEERVKSLGGTLNLISSNGKGTSIDIQIPISKREVNL
- the alaS gene encoding alanine--tRNA ligase, with the translated sequence MKQLTSTEIRDLFLTYFKDKGHGVRPSASLIPVNDPTLLWINSGVATLKKYFDGTETPENPRITNSQKSIRTNDIENVGVTARHHTLFEMLGNFSIGDYFKEEAIEWAWEFLTSDKWLGFEPEKLYVTYYPEDLESKELWEAIPNFDSSHLVPVEDNFWDIGAGPCGPDTEIFYDRGEEYNNLSQDDPENYPGGENERWLEIWNLVFSEFNHMPDDTYVPLPHKNVDTGMGLERLVSVIQDTPTNFETDLFMPIIERIETLTDGIKYNETSDKKVSFKVIADHIRAVAFAISDGALPSNEGRGYIIRRLIRRSVMHGRRLGITTLFLSDLVPTITEIMGDYYSELVEKADFVQTVIKNEEERFHETIGDGELQLENILSQLTEEGKTIVSGKQAFQLYDTFGFPLELTEEMALDNNFTVDNEGFEVEMNKQRERARAARSNEDSMSVQSEALKAVTTDFEFVGHGQLSSDATIKAIVKDEDNLDHLPVNEEAWVFFNRSPFYAEMGGQVADSGGIYDGDELIAQVNDVQKAPNGQYMHKVKPISMRLNQGQSYTLVVNSKTRLKTNQNHTATHLLHQALKTILGEHANQAGSYVGPDRLRFDFSHFGKVTDEELKQIEMYVNDFIQNAVNVDITEMSIDEAKALGAMALFGEKYGDVVRVVNIGNESIELCGGTHVSNTNDIATFKLVSESGIGAGIRRIEALTGQAAIVYYQEKESMLQAVQAELKVKQAQQLLPRINQLQDELKEAHSKVESLSAKLLQEESGNLFNDVQEVEGVTFVSVSQDNQSVDGLRQLGDVWREKQVSNVLVAVSNQEDKATLLVFVDDETIAKGTKAGDIIKPLANLIGGGGGGRPQMAQAGGKNPAGIPDMIAAIPEAIISTLSEA
- a CDS encoding response regulator transcription factor, whose protein sequence is MIKVLLVDDHEMVRLGVSSYLNVQPDIQVIGEAENGLMGYHHALDLKPDIILMDLVMDVMDGVESTQKIMEEWPEAKIIIVTSFIDDEKVYPAIKAGAKSYLLKTSSASEIADAIRATYGGDTVMGPEVTSKLLEYEDKSRQKQAHDDLTNRELEVLLLVSKGYTNQEIADELFITLKTVKTHVSNILSKLEVNDRTQATIYAYQHELV
- a CDS encoding cell wall-active antibiotics response protein, which encodes MQKFLKQNIFIVFSISLVIILFDILLDWKTFGLVGLSFIFFIFGLFIGNRIIRLLIFVAGLFLLILSLLLIRSIWVLLLAIVLFLILFKSKDGNELIHFRDALILPKKTESNYYGIQLIEPQSEQRTILKQESIFESYKEKMLNYEWDDVNIVMFGGSHILDFGNTILPQGETTIVIRKMFGRTRLIIPNEIGVKLNISTISGGVVFESQRYSLTADNFRWMSPDYSNSNRKVNVIISVTFGDVEVIIL
- the mltG gene encoding endolytic transglycosylase MltG, producing MSKESWEDIKQRAKETETERVKERLWTNRIVRIIILLIIVITISTVVFGYFYITKALSPVNSDNNQITEVTIPFDSTSDDVADILKENGIIRQADIFGIYMKANNEEALQAGHYEFSPSMDAEQVLETIQAGGEPIFVDADTTVTVIEGATIEEIASVVNENTAITEEEFMETVQDEEFIASLQSQFPSLLEEVTQLENLIYTLEGYLFPATYDYFVGMTAKELITEMVGASNLNYQRLVDDLDNTYLSYHEVLSLASIIEREAITEEDRGIVSGVFYNRLEVGMPLQSDVTVLYALGEHREFVTYTDLEVDSPYNLYMYDGITPGPIGTPSYQAIVAAIYPTWNDYYYFVADIDTQEIYYSSTIEEHDALVEEYVNSRQASIEAEVADDESVNNEEDVEVEEITEDQAE
- the udk gene encoding uridine kinase, whose product is MGTKPVVIGVSGGSGSGKSSVSSRILETFEGLSVMLLQQDHYYKNQSELPFEERLKTNYDHPLAFDNDLFYEHLVTLIDGGAIEKPVYDFTNHTRSSKTVKEVSRDVIIVEGILILDDKRIRDLMDIKVYVDTDDDIRLARRILRDINERGRTVESVITQYVEVVKPMFHQFIEPTKRYADIIVPEGGYNQVAIDLLTTKIGTILNQK
- the ruvX gene encoding Holliday junction resolvase RuvX, which translates into the protein MSKYQRSMGLDVGSKTVGVALSDLLGWTAQGLETIRIDEDANEFGIDRLNEIIKSENVSTVVIGLPKNMNNSIGPRAEASMRFGELVKEHHPDIKIVYQDERLTTSQAEKMLINEGNVSRKKRKQVIDKVAAVIILQNYLDSQPQL
- a CDS encoding IreB family regulatory phosphoprotein, which translates into the protein MQSLDETILFKLDDINKHTVRETLEIVYSALEEKGYDPINQIVGYLLSGDPAYIPRHRDARNLIRRHERDEIMEKLVEFYLTQEER
- a CDS encoding DUF1292 domain-containing protein gives rise to the protein MDNEHNHEHHNEHEYITIFDEEGNESLYEILFTFDSEDFKKSYVLVYPAGTIDEEDVELQAFSYTEAADGTTGALQPIQNEEEWDMVEEVLNTFLLDEDE
- the greA gene encoding transcription elongation factor GreA is translated as MDQKVYPMTLEGKEKLELELEDLKVNKRKEIIERIKIARSFGDLSENSEYESAKDEQAFVEGRISSIENMIRFAEIIDDKDVAKDEVSLGRKVTFVEVPDGDEETYTIVGSAEADPLDYKISNDSPIAQAILGRKLNDVVSIQTPGGSFDVKIIKIEAAD
- a CDS encoding Fe-S cluster assembly protein HesB encodes the protein MELIIEDKAIKWFEEEVGRAEGAGIRFKAMIYGSSPVHESFALQIEPSEPRSTLVEFTSENGLLFFVEKDDEWFFREHDLVVSFNDELNEPKYIYRKDGVDLN